The Lactuca sativa cultivar Salinas chromosome 2, Lsat_Salinas_v11, whole genome shotgun sequence genome includes a window with the following:
- the LOC111903231 gene encoding ethylene-responsive transcription factor ERF025 isoform X2: protein MDLQQNLFVYNYQQTDPSECMANRGRRSNSSAFQPPQSTVAGGSSSRHTVYHGIRYRAGKWVSEIREPNKTSRIWLGTYPTPEMAAAAYDVAALALKARAAAARAPTNESGGGSLTTTGTIPTQEFMDDDTVFCMPHMLSDMAEGMLLSPPRDDSNPPEPEEETDNSGGGNLWDY, encoded by the exons ATGGACCTCCAACAGAATCTATTTGTCTATAACTACCAACAAACCGACCCATCAGAATGCATGGCTAACCGTGGACGCCGCAGCAATTCCTCCGCTTTTCAGCCTCCTCAATCCACCGTAGCCGGCGGCTCCTCCAGCCGCCACACAGTTTACCATGGCATCCGATACCGAGCTGGAAAATGGGTTTCTGAAATCCGTGAACCAAACAAGACCAGCCGTATATGGTTAGGCACGTATCCCACACCGGAGATGGCGGCAGCAGCTTACGACGTGGCGGCATTGGCTCTCAAAG CAAGGGCAGCCGCCGCTCGAGCGCCAACTAATGAAAGTGGTGGTGGAAGCTTGACGACCACTGGAACAATCCCTACTCAGGAATTTATGGACGACGATACAGTATTTTGTATGCCACATATGCTGTCAGACATGGCGGAGGGTATGCTTCTAAGCCCACCGAGAGACGACTCTAATCCGCCGGAACCGGAAGAAGAGACAGATAACTCCGGTGGAGGGAATCTTTGGGACTACTGA
- the LOC111903231 gene encoding ethylene-responsive transcription factor ERF025 isoform X1 produces MDLQQNLFVYNYQQTDPSECMANRGRRSNSSAFQPPQSTVAGGSSSRHTVYHGIRYRAGKWVSEIREPNKTSRIWLGTYPTPEMAAAAYDVAALALKGAYAVLNFPDSILSNTLPECPTADDIRAAAARAAAARAPTNESGGGSLTTTGTIPTQEFMDDDTVFCMPHMLSDMAEGMLLSPPRDDSNPPEPEEETDNSGGGNLWDY; encoded by the coding sequence ATGGACCTCCAACAGAATCTATTTGTCTATAACTACCAACAAACCGACCCATCAGAATGCATGGCTAACCGTGGACGCCGCAGCAATTCCTCCGCTTTTCAGCCTCCTCAATCCACCGTAGCCGGCGGCTCCTCCAGCCGCCACACAGTTTACCATGGCATCCGATACCGAGCTGGAAAATGGGTTTCTGAAATCCGTGAACCAAACAAGACCAGCCGTATATGGTTAGGCACGTATCCCACACCGGAGATGGCGGCAGCAGCTTACGACGTGGCGGCATTGGCTCTCAAAGGTGCGTATGCAGTCCTAAACTTTCCTGACTCTATTCTCTCAAACACACTTCCTGAGTGCCCCACGGCTGACGACATCCGTGCCGCCGCAGCAAGGGCAGCCGCCGCTCGAGCGCCAACTAATGAAAGTGGTGGTGGAAGCTTGACGACCACTGGAACAATCCCTACTCAGGAATTTATGGACGACGATACAGTATTTTGTATGCCACATATGCTGTCAGACATGGCGGAGGGTATGCTTCTAAGCCCACCGAGAGACGACTCTAATCCGCCGGAACCGGAAGAAGAGACAGATAACTCCGGTGGAGGGAATCTTTGGGACTACTGA